A single window of Candidatus Sysuiplasma jiujiangense DNA harbors:
- a CDS encoding dihydrolipoyl dehydrogenase yields the protein MKLQNIRKTKEYDIIAVGTGSAMNIVTAYLENNPEARVAVIDKDEPGGICLTRGCIPSKLLLYPAEVVATIDSAKAFGISANIRNIDFASVMRRMRDIIDSEIGTIRKGLTSSPNVDYYHDVAEFVEPYTMKIGEHTIRARTILLCTGSAIAIPNIKGLESINYLTSDSVLFLKRLPSSVCIVGGGYIAAEYGHFFSSMGSEVTVIGRNRRILPGEEPEISELARRNLSSRMRVMTNCEVTAVTSENGLKRIEYMNKSDKSPGSVSAEEIMIASGRRSNSHILHPERSGIETATEGWIRVNEYLETTQPGIWAFGDANGKHLFKHVANYESIIVYYNAILGRKISADYHAVPHAVFTMPEVAGVGMSESEATAVHGKENILIGFKKYEDTAKGQAMNVHDCFVKIIMLASDHSILGAHIIGPQASVLIQEVTNLMYTSHGNADTISHAMHIHPSLTEVVQRAVQAHTSVDEYHRLLRATFSPPLV from the coding sequence ATGAAATTACAAAATATACGCAAAACGAAAGAGTACGATATAATCGCAGTCGGTACTGGTTCTGCGATGAACATAGTCACTGCCTACCTGGAAAATAATCCGGAGGCGCGTGTTGCAGTAATAGATAAGGACGAGCCGGGGGGGATATGCCTTACGCGCGGATGCATACCTTCGAAGCTTCTACTCTACCCTGCTGAAGTTGTTGCAACCATAGACAGCGCAAAGGCATTTGGCATATCTGCGAATATTCGGAACATTGACTTCGCCAGTGTTATGAGGAGAATGCGCGATATTATTGACAGCGAAATAGGGACGATAAGAAAGGGATTGACATCTTCGCCGAACGTAGATTATTACCATGATGTGGCCGAATTTGTTGAACCCTATACCATGAAGATCGGAGAGCATACAATAAGGGCCCGTACAATTCTGCTCTGCACGGGCTCCGCGATTGCTATCCCGAATATAAAAGGGCTTGAGAGCATTAATTATCTGACTAGCGACTCCGTGCTGTTCCTCAAGAGGCTGCCCTCCTCGGTATGCATCGTGGGGGGCGGCTACATCGCGGCTGAATACGGTCATTTCTTTTCCTCGATGGGATCTGAGGTTACAGTCATAGGAAGAAACAGGAGAATCCTCCCCGGGGAGGAACCTGAAATATCCGAACTCGCCAGAAGAAATCTTTCTAGCAGGATGCGTGTGATGACTAACTGCGAAGTGACTGCGGTAACGTCGGAGAACGGATTGAAAAGGATAGAATACATGAATAAATCAGATAAATCTCCGGGAAGTGTGTCGGCTGAAGAGATAATGATTGCTTCCGGCAGACGATCTAATTCCCATATTCTGCATCCCGAGCGTTCCGGCATTGAGACCGCTACTGAGGGCTGGATCCGTGTAAATGAATATCTTGAAACAACGCAGCCGGGCATATGGGCATTCGGGGATGCGAATGGAAAACACCTGTTCAAGCATGTCGCAAATTACGAATCCATTATAGTCTATTACAACGCAATTCTTGGCAGGAAGATATCTGCAGACTATCATGCTGTTCCGCATGCTGTTTTTACGATGCCTGAGGTTGCAGGTGTGGGCATGTCCGAAAGTGAGGCTACGGCTGTGCATGGAAAGGAAAACATACTGATTGGTTTCAAAAAATATGAGGATACAGCAAAAGGACAGGCAATGAACGTTCATGACTGCTTTGTCAAGATAATCATGCTCGCCAGTGATCACTCCATACTCGGCGCACACATTATTGGACCCCAAGCATCCGTGCTGATTCAGGAAGTTACTAACCTCATGTACACATCGCATGGAAATGCGGATACGATCTCACACGCCATGCACATCCATCCTTCTCTAACTGAAGTCGTGCAGCGTGCTGTACAGGCCCACACGAGTGTTGATGAATACCACAGGCTGCTCAGGGCAACTTTTTCCCCGCCTCTGGTGTAA
- a CDS encoding C2H2-type zinc finger protein: MNYKKYVGLSVFAGLIGALVMGLVMTGILASMGLPPLAMMMALGLTIGLPVSGGTSTVMGGLAIHLFDGALLGLIGAGVTLGLKKWFFVNGVRKGFLVGILAGVVLFIVFGLPVMMLSLEKSMVLAVSYYMASSSGMSVAAVMPMVKQKLTGMLPSVLGAFFFVHLLLGITWGAILGAGAGMFVSRESSGRKELTCPACGMSFPTQEALMQHGQTAHGAKQETHAHEHFKCKACGAEFETQGELMVHGKKSHSM; the protein is encoded by the coding sequence GTGAATTACAAAAAATATGTCGGTCTCTCGGTGTTTGCAGGTTTGATAGGCGCACTCGTAATGGGTCTTGTAATGACCGGGATTCTTGCGTCAATGGGGCTGCCTCCCCTGGCCATGATGATGGCACTCGGCTTAACTATCGGGTTACCTGTTTCAGGCGGTACGTCAACCGTAATGGGAGGACTTGCCATACATCTTTTCGACGGTGCGCTTCTTGGACTGATAGGCGCAGGTGTTACATTAGGGTTGAAGAAATGGTTCTTTGTGAACGGCGTCCGAAAGGGATTCCTTGTCGGGATTCTCGCCGGAGTTGTACTCTTTATCGTCTTCGGTCTCCCTGTCATGATGCTGAGTCTGGAAAAATCGATGGTGCTGGCTGTATCGTATTACATGGCGAGCTCGTCAGGCATGTCTGTTGCGGCAGTAATGCCAATGGTCAAGCAGAAGCTTACGGGAATGCTGCCCTCTGTTCTCGGGGCGTTTTTCTTTGTACACCTGCTGCTCGGAATAACCTGGGGCGCCATACTTGGAGCAGGGGCCGGCATGTTTGTTTCAAGAGAGAGCAGCGGCAGGAAAGAACTTACCTGTCCTGCCTGCGGCATGTCATTCCCGACACAGGAGGCGCTGATGCAGCATGGACAGACTGCCCATGGAGCGAAGCAGGAGACGCATGCACATGAGCACTTTAAGTGCAAGGCATGCGGCGCGGAGTTTGAAACGCAGGGCGAACTCATGGTGCACGGGAAGAAATCGCACTCCATGTAA
- a CDS encoding helix-turn-helix transcriptional regulator — translation MAGESKGNVLFNCPVQGIADVISRKWSLLLVAVVGSKDSMRYKEIMDSLQGVSPKSLSDSLGYLTKAGILERRAYSEIPPRVEYRLTEEGIRLRNAVLPIIEWAIENASEKDCIILKFMQN, via the coding sequence ATGGCAGGGGAAAGTAAGGGAAACGTGCTGTTTAACTGCCCGGTACAGGGCATAGCAGATGTGATTTCCAGAAAGTGGTCCCTTCTGCTTGTTGCTGTCGTGGGCAGCAAAGATTCCATGCGTTATAAGGAAATCATGGACAGCCTGCAGGGGGTAAGCCCCAAGAGCCTTTCCGATTCACTGGGCTATCTTACAAAAGCAGGAATACTGGAACGAAGAGCATACAGCGAAATTCCTCCGAGGGTTGAATACCGTCTGACAGAAGAAGGGATAAGGCTCAGAAATGCGGTCCTTCCGATAATCGAATGGGCGATAGAGAATGCAAGCGAGAAAGATTGCATAATACTGAAATTCATGCAAAACTGA
- a CDS encoding heavy-metal-associated domain-containing protein: protein MQERILVLKVKGMHCQGCSDSIARELNVSAGVKKTAIELTTGKVKIVFDPDETDEELIRNKIIGMGFDI, encoded by the coding sequence ATGCAGGAAAGGATACTGGTTTTGAAAGTGAAGGGAATGCATTGCCAGGGCTGCTCCGACTCGATTGCGAGGGAATTGAATGTGTCCGCAGGCGTTAAGAAAACAGCGATCGAGCTGACTACCGGTAAGGTAAAGATTGTTTTCGATCCGGATGAAACTGATGAAGAACTGATCAGGAATAAGATAATCGGAATGGGATTTGACATATGA